One window of Dromaius novaehollandiae isolate bDroNov1 chromosome 20, bDroNov1.hap1, whole genome shotgun sequence genomic DNA carries:
- the LOC135330402 gene encoding uncharacterized protein LOC135330402: MHKTRGKGLPDSPPPPIQWSSVKKVEAKKKEIPHAGPKLVNFIAEAIKTKEQKPTVSWGTTQIPSASMRRKVTSPDLIEGMMGNWKEDGESSSEKEGDNSLEIPPKRPISPGTSQALLEIVTCILGQVDRSRRGHRHEERDREDKLQCELAVLKWRMCRKKKSQGNDTPVAGPQPAQTICDSPERAGQEFYSLPVRKDQSKHWEALRKKYLKTARTRSPSSTARREREHLWKAQKPTVSWGTTQIPSASMRRKVTSPDLIEGMMGNWKEDGESSSEKEGDNSLEIPPKRHISPRKTQALLAAVTSLVEKVTQGQTREISRQRDHEEEAQG; encoded by the exons atgcacaaaaccaggggaaaagggcttcctgacag tccaccaccaccaatccagtggagctcagtgaagaaagtggaagccaaaaagaaagaaatccctcatgctggaccaaaacttgtaaactttattgctgaagctattaagacaaaagagcag aaacccactgtttcttggggcaccacgcaaatcccttctgccagcatgaggaggaaggtgaccagcccagatctcatagagggaatgatggggaactggaaagaggatggcgaatcatcctcagagaaggagggtgacaactcgctggagatacccccaaaaag gccaatttccccagggacaagccaggccctgctcgagatagtgacgtgcatcctgggacaggttgaccgaagtcggaggggacacaggcatgaagagagggatcgggaagataagctgcagtg tgagctggctgttttgaagtggagaatgtgcaggaaaaagaaaagccaaggcaatgacactcctgtggctggaccccaacctgcacaaactatttgtgacagtcctgagagagcaggacag gaattctactctctccctgtgaggaaagatcaaagtaaacactgggaagccttacgtaagaagtacctgaagacagcaaggacaaggtcgccttcatcaacagcaagaagggaaagggaacatctgtggaaggcccag aaacccactgtttcttggggcaccacgcaaatcccttctgccagcatgaggaggaaggtgaccagcccagatctcatagagggaatgatggggaactggaaagaggatggcgaatcatcctcagagaaggagggtgacaactcactggagatacccccaaaaag gcacatttctcctaggaaaacgcaggcattgctcgcagcagtgacatctctggtggagaaggtcacgcagggacagacaagagagatcagtagacagagggatcatgaagaggaggctcaa ggctag